The following proteins are encoded in a genomic region of Desulfosporosinus youngiae DSM 17734:
- a CDS encoding NifB/NifX family molybdenum-iron cluster-binding protein, whose product MLIAFASSDGITIDSHFASAPGFEMYKFTGGPQGIIHTSLSAEDMMESKDKVDVRIKMLRECAIVYCTQIGGPAAARLVQCGIHPIKVPVGARIADELNKLNTLLLSKKLPPFLNKKVGNIGV is encoded by the coding sequence ATGCTTATAGCCTTTGCCAGTAGTGATGGAATAACCATTGACTCGCATTTTGCTTCCGCCCCTGGGTTTGAAATGTATAAGTTTACAGGAGGGCCTCAAGGAATCATTCATACCTCTCTTTCCGCTGAGGATATGATGGAATCGAAGGATAAAGTGGATGTCCGCATTAAAATGCTTAGAGAATGCGCGATTGTTTATTGCACTCAGATTGGGGGGCCTGCGGCGGCTCGTTTAGTTCAGTGCGGCATTCATCCTATTAAAGTACCTGTTGGAGCACGGATTGCAGATGAACTTAACAAACTGAATACGTTATTGCTTTCGAAAAAGCTGCCTCCTTTTCTAAATAAAAAAGTGGGCAATATAGGTGTCTGA
- a CDS encoding radical SAM protein has product MHRECNHTRISSPNLNQGHPCFSTSGHGKTGRIHLAVAPECNISCNYCVRKFDCANESRPGVTSKVINPEEGIETVSKAKASPIGSKLTVVGIAGPGEPLANEETFQTLRKVKRRFPDMIFCLSTNGLLLPEKLAELAEIGVSHLTVTINTLDEQVGAKIYSYIHWEGKTMIGPDGAKILIKNQLEGLEQASKAGMTVKVNTVVIPGINEHLLYSLALEVKKRGAQIHNLLPLIPQAKFADRMAPRKETIRNYRSILGLILPQMKHCQQCRADAIGVL; this is encoded by the coding sequence ATGCATAGAGAATGTAATCACACGAGAATAAGCAGCCCGAATTTAAATCAAGGGCATCCCTGTTTTTCAACCTCAGGACACGGTAAAACCGGGCGGATACACTTAGCGGTGGCGCCGGAGTGTAATATATCCTGCAATTATTGCGTGCGCAAATTTGATTGTGCCAACGAGTCCCGTCCGGGAGTCACCAGTAAAGTTATTAATCCGGAAGAAGGGATTGAAACCGTCAGCAAGGCTAAAGCCTCTCCCATAGGATCCAAACTTACAGTTGTGGGGATTGCCGGGCCGGGGGAGCCTTTAGCTAATGAAGAGACCTTTCAAACCTTGAGAAAGGTAAAACGGCGCTTTCCAGACATGATTTTTTGTTTAAGTACCAACGGACTTCTCTTGCCGGAGAAACTGGCCGAATTGGCGGAGATTGGAGTTTCTCACCTTACGGTAACCATCAATACCCTTGATGAGCAAGTGGGTGCTAAGATTTATAGCTACATTCATTGGGAAGGGAAAACCATGATCGGTCCTGATGGGGCAAAAATACTGATCAAGAATCAACTAGAGGGACTTGAGCAGGCGTCAAAGGCCGGAATGACCGTGAAAGTCAATACGGTGGTTATTCCGGGGATCAATGAGCACCTTTTATATAGCCTGGCCTTAGAGGTTAAGAAACGAGGAGCACAGATTCACAATTTGCTGCCCCTAATCCCTCAAGCAAAATTCGCGGATAGAATGGCTCCCAGAAAAGAGACGATTAGAAACTACCGCAGTATTCTGGGCTTAATTCTTCCTCAAATGAAGCACTGCCAACAATGCCGTGCAGATGCAATCGGGGTGCTGTAA
- the lepA gene encoding translation elongation factor 4, which translates to MAQASQRIRNFSIIAHIDHGKSTLADRLIEYTGALSKREMEEQVLDNMDLERERGITIKLQTVRLSYKSKDGEIYELNLIDTPGHVDFTYEVSRSLAACEGALLVVDAAQGIEAQTLANVYLALENDLELISVINKIDLPSADPERVKQEIEDVIGLDASEAVLASAKTGAGIEEILERIVTMVPPPQGDDQAPLKALIFDSKFDAYKGAISYIRVVEGRVAKGTTMKMMSTGKTFEVTEVGVFSPAMRLVDELKAGQVGFIAASIKNVKDTQVGDTITDADNPAAEALPGYRKSTPMVFCGLYTVEASDYNRLRDSLEKLHLNDASLIFEPETSVALGFGFRCGFLGLLHMEIIQERLEREYDLNLITTAPSVIYKVNTIKGEVLSIDNPSNLPKVDQIVSIEEPIVKATILVPSEFVGAIMELNQEKRGTYCNMDYVSTNRVKLVYELPLSEIVFDYFDQLKSRTKGYASLDYELTGYKETNLVKIDILLNGEMVDALSFIVHRDKAYSRARKMVEKLRGIIPRHMFEIPIQSVIGNKVIARETVSAMRKDVLSKCYGGDISRKRKLLEKQKAGKKRMKQVGSVEIPQDAFMAVLKIED; encoded by the coding sequence TTGGCACAGGCTTCACAACGTATCCGGAATTTTTCGATTATCGCACATATCGATCATGGCAAATCAACGCTAGCTGACCGGTTGATAGAATATACCGGGGCCTTGAGTAAACGGGAAATGGAAGAGCAAGTCCTTGATAACATGGATTTGGAACGTGAGCGTGGAATTACGATTAAGCTTCAGACAGTGCGCTTAAGTTACAAATCTAAGGATGGTGAGATCTATGAGCTTAATCTCATTGATACTCCCGGGCATGTAGATTTTACTTATGAGGTATCCCGCAGTTTAGCGGCCTGTGAAGGGGCCCTGTTGGTGGTTGATGCAGCGCAAGGTATTGAGGCTCAAACTCTGGCTAATGTTTATCTTGCTTTAGAGAATGATCTGGAGCTGATTTCGGTTATAAATAAAATCGACCTCCCTAGTGCCGACCCTGAGCGGGTCAAACAAGAAATTGAAGATGTGATTGGCCTGGATGCAAGTGAGGCTGTTCTGGCTTCAGCGAAGACAGGGGCTGGAATCGAAGAGATCCTGGAAAGGATTGTAACCATGGTCCCGCCTCCCCAAGGGGATGATCAAGCGCCCTTGAAAGCGTTGATTTTCGACTCTAAATTTGATGCCTATAAAGGTGCTATTTCTTATATTCGAGTTGTGGAGGGCCGGGTTGCTAAAGGTACGACCATGAAAATGATGTCGACTGGAAAAACCTTTGAAGTAACTGAAGTAGGGGTATTTTCTCCTGCGATGCGCCTTGTTGATGAGCTTAAAGCGGGTCAAGTCGGGTTTATTGCTGCCAGCATCAAAAATGTTAAGGATACTCAGGTTGGGGATACGATCACGGATGCGGACAATCCGGCGGCTGAAGCACTTCCGGGGTATAGGAAGTCCACTCCTATGGTGTTTTGCGGACTCTATACTGTGGAGGCCAGTGATTACAATCGGCTGCGCGATTCGTTGGAAAAGCTTCATCTTAATGATGCAAGTCTGATCTTCGAACCCGAAACCTCGGTTGCCTTAGGTTTCGGATTTCGGTGCGGTTTTCTCGGCTTACTCCACATGGAGATTATCCAGGAACGGTTAGAACGGGAATATGACCTGAATTTGATCACAACGGCACCGAGCGTTATTTATAAGGTAAACACTATAAAAGGGGAAGTTTTAAGTATTGATAATCCATCCAATCTTCCTAAAGTCGATCAAATTGTTAGCATAGAAGAGCCCATCGTTAAAGCGACTATTTTAGTTCCCTCTGAATTTGTGGGCGCAATCATGGAACTTAATCAGGAAAAACGCGGAACCTATTGTAATATGGATTACGTGTCCACCAATCGGGTGAAGTTGGTTTATGAACTTCCTTTGAGTGAGATTGTCTTTGATTACTTCGATCAATTAAAGTCAAGGACCAAAGGGTATGCGTCATTGGACTATGAGCTGACGGGCTATAAAGAAACGAATCTCGTTAAAATCGATATCCTTTTGAATGGGGAAATGGTTGATGCCCTTTCGTTCATTGTTCACCGGGACAAGGCTTATAGCCGGGCAAGGAAGATGGTGGAAAAGCTCCGCGGCATTATTCCCAGACATATGTTTGAAATTCCAATTCAGTCAGTGATTGGCAATAAGGTTATTGCCCGTGAAACGGTTAGCGCCATGAGAAAAGACGTCTTATCCAAATGCTACGGCGGAGATATTTCCCGTAAACGCAAACTTCTTGAGAAGCAGAAAGCAGGGAAAAAGCGGATGAAGCAAGTAGGCAGTGTGGAAATCCCGCAGGATGCTTTCATGGCGGTATTGAAGATCGAGGATTAA
- a CDS encoding homocitrate synthase/isopropylmalate synthase family protein — protein sequence MKKGLAENEQRVWLCDTTLRDGEQAPGAAFSFHQKEMIARALAEAGIDELEVGVPAMSGSETKMISQLVALHLPVRLITWNRAVLSDLQASYKTGVEGVAISIPASDQQIKNKLRKNRAWVLEQMGQCILNAKKEVGYIVLGLEDASRAELGFLKEILAEAEKLGVDRVRFADTTGLLEPLNVFFTLQELVNGTKIPLEFHGHNDLGMATANSLAAVQAGFKAISVTVGGIGERAGNAALEEVAVALNYSLNQAVRLDLTRLYSIGMMVSWATERKVPRAKPIIGEDVFTHTSSIHIDGVEKDLANYHSFPPESVGRQHSTSIGKYSGRKTILRLLNAKGIELNQETVEDILIKILRKTNRLKRPLAEEEVLGIVARTC from the coding sequence ATGAAAAAAGGATTAGCTGAGAATGAACAAAGGGTTTGGTTGTGCGATACAACCTTAAGAGATGGGGAGCAGGCTCCCGGTGCGGCATTCAGCTTCCATCAGAAGGAAATGATTGCCCGGGCCTTGGCAGAGGCTGGGATTGATGAGCTGGAAGTGGGAGTGCCTGCCATGAGCGGGTCAGAAACTAAAATGATTTCTCAATTAGTTGCATTGCACCTCCCCGTTCGGCTGATTACTTGGAATCGTGCGGTTCTGTCAGATCTTCAGGCGAGTTACAAAACAGGGGTTGAGGGAGTGGCCATTTCCATTCCTGCCTCGGACCAACAAATCAAGAACAAGCTGAGAAAAAACCGGGCCTGGGTTCTGGAGCAAATGGGGCAGTGTATCCTTAATGCCAAAAAGGAAGTTGGCTATATTGTTCTCGGTCTGGAAGATGCCAGTCGGGCGGAGCTTGGGTTTCTCAAAGAGATATTAGCAGAGGCTGAGAAGCTGGGGGTGGACCGGGTGCGGTTTGCGGATACGACGGGACTCCTTGAGCCGCTGAACGTGTTTTTTACTCTGCAGGAATTAGTAAATGGGACTAAGATTCCTTTGGAATTTCATGGGCACAACGATTTAGGGATGGCAACAGCGAATTCGCTGGCAGCGGTTCAAGCGGGTTTTAAAGCCATTAGTGTTACCGTCGGAGGAATCGGAGAAAGGGCCGGTAATGCTGCTCTTGAGGAAGTTGCTGTTGCGCTGAACTATAGTCTTAATCAAGCCGTGAGACTTGACTTAACACGATTATATTCTATTGGCATGATGGTGAGCTGGGCGACAGAGCGTAAAGTTCCCCGGGCTAAACCTATCATTGGAGAAGACGTTTTTACTCATACATCTTCGATCCACATTGACGGTGTAGAAAAAGACTTGGCGAACTACCACTCTTTTCCGCCTGAAAGTGTGGGAAGGCAGCACTCTACCTCTATCGGTAAATATTCCGGCCGCAAGACGATCTTAAGGTTATTAAATGCCAAGGGGATTGAACTAAACCAAGAAACTGTGGAGGATATTTTAATCAAGATATTACGAAAAACCAATCGGCTTAAAAGGCCCTTGGCGGAAGAAGAGGTCTTAGGAATTGTGGCAAGAACATGCTAA
- the nifN gene encoding nitrogenase iron-molybdenum cofactor biosynthesis protein NifN — MINPTQEINTRHYEGNPQKNSPALGATLAYLGVNGLLALLHGSQGCSSFIRLQLSRHYKEPIPLNSTALLEDSVIFGGWEHLKKGIAVAADKYKPQIIGVMSTGLTETYGDDMVSALSSLRKERPDLENMPVVLASTPDYMGSMQEGYQRTVEALLMTLAGHSNSNIHSAPEDSAPSIVLLPGCHLTPGDVDELKEVVMDFGFRPVTIPDLSISLDGHAELEAAPVVQGGTLLEDFQRLPKCKACLSFGLSMEQAGEIIRQAHQIPHLNFPSLTGLAATDALVLTLAELSGKPVPEKLLRQRSRLLDTLADYHGQLGGLKAAIALEMDLLYSLASCLVEVGAEISVALSASQAGIHQLSLPIPIEVGDLETLEERAGQSSLIIANSNGRQAAGALKLPHLRAGLPVFDRVGYPQKRWIGYEGTQQFLFDTLNSLG; from the coding sequence ATGATTAATCCGACTCAGGAAATTAATACGAGACATTATGAGGGGAATCCCCAGAAAAACAGCCCGGCTTTGGGGGCAACTCTGGCTTACCTGGGTGTCAATGGACTTTTGGCCTTACTTCATGGTTCGCAGGGGTGTTCCTCGTTCATTCGCTTACAGCTTTCCAGACACTACAAAGAACCGATTCCCCTGAATTCAACAGCCCTTTTAGAAGACTCCGTTATTTTTGGCGGCTGGGAGCATCTTAAAAAAGGAATTGCTGTGGCAGCTGATAAATACAAACCGCAAATTATCGGCGTGATGAGCACAGGATTAACTGAAACTTATGGTGACGATATGGTGAGCGCATTGTCCAGCCTGCGCAAGGAAAGGCCGGATTTAGAGAATATGCCGGTTGTGCTGGCCAGTACTCCGGACTATATGGGTTCAATGCAGGAAGGCTATCAGAGGACGGTAGAGGCTTTGCTCATGACATTGGCTGGACACTCAAACTCAAACATCCATTCTGCCCCTGAAGATTCAGCTCCATCCATCGTTTTATTGCCCGGTTGTCATCTGACCCCAGGGGATGTGGATGAACTGAAAGAAGTCGTGATGGACTTCGGATTTAGGCCGGTCACGATTCCTGATCTTTCGATTTCGTTGGATGGGCATGCCGAACTGGAAGCGGCTCCGGTGGTTCAGGGCGGTACCTTACTCGAAGATTTTCAGCGTTTGCCAAAGTGTAAAGCCTGTCTGTCCTTTGGTTTAAGCATGGAACAAGCGGGAGAGATAATCCGGCAAGCGCATCAAATTCCCCATCTCAATTTTCCTTCATTAACTGGCCTTGCGGCGACTGACGCCCTTGTCTTAACCTTAGCTGAATTGTCCGGCAAGCCGGTTCCTGAGAAGCTCCTCCGTCAAAGAAGCCGCTTGCTGGATACACTGGCTGACTATCATGGTCAGCTTGGCGGTCTGAAGGCAGCTATAGCTTTAGAGATGGATCTGCTGTATAGTCTGGCCTCTTGTTTGGTTGAAGTAGGTGCTGAGATTTCGGTAGCTTTGTCAGCATCTCAGGCGGGTATCCATCAGTTGTCCCTGCCGATCCCCATCGAAGTGGGAGATTTGGAAACACTTGAGGAACGAGCGGGTCAGAGTTCGTTGATTATCGCCAATTCCAATGGACGCCAAGCCGCAGGAGCGCTTAAGCTTCCCCACTTAAGAGCGGGCTTGCCGGTGTTTGATCGGGTCGGTTATCCGCAAAAACGTTGGATTGGCTACGAAGGTACTCAGCAATTTCTTTTTGACACCTTGAATTCATTAGGTTAA
- a CDS encoding GNAT family N-acetyltransferase → MGHIIREAECSDLKSMILLLRVLFSIEKDFKADEDKQQRGLELMLEDCSNRCLMVAELEQRIIGMCTAQILVSTAEGGIAALIEDLVVEEAYRGQGIGKELVLAVESWAIVRGAKRLQLLADRNNTRGLGFYKKMGWKFTQLICLQKK, encoded by the coding sequence GTGGGACACATCATCAGGGAGGCCGAATGTTCTGACCTGAAAAGTATGATTCTGCTGCTAAGGGTTTTATTTTCCATAGAAAAGGATTTTAAGGCCGATGAAGACAAGCAGCAAAGGGGGCTGGAGCTGATGCTGGAGGACTGCAGCAATCGTTGTCTAATGGTAGCGGAGCTGGAGCAAAGGATCATAGGAATGTGTACGGCACAGATTTTGGTTTCCACTGCGGAGGGCGGAATCGCTGCCTTAATCGAAGATTTGGTTGTTGAAGAAGCCTATAGAGGGCAGGGAATAGGAAAGGAATTGGTGTTAGCCGTTGAAAGTTGGGCGATTGTCCGGGGGGCTAAACGTTTACAGTTATTAGCGGATCGTAATAATACCCGGGGGTTAGGATTCTATAAGAAGATGGGCTGGAAGTTTACTCAGCTAATATGTTTGCAGAAAAAATAG
- the fdxB gene encoding ferredoxin III, nif-specific, translating into MSEGLIYKTFGGLPWTPKFVEAIDKTLCLGCGRCVKLCVRKCLGLEGFEDDEGTERHVAIITNQEQCIGCQACGSICIRHCYTFKEK; encoded by the coding sequence ATGAGTGAAGGACTAATTTACAAAACCTTTGGCGGATTGCCCTGGACGCCGAAGTTTGTGGAAGCAATTGATAAAACCCTGTGCTTAGGGTGCGGGCGGTGTGTGAAACTATGCGTGCGAAAATGCCTGGGTCTGGAAGGTTTTGAAGACGATGAGGGGACAGAGCGGCATGTAGCGATCATTACTAATCAAGAGCAATGCATCGGCTGCCAGGCTTGTGGCAGCATCTGCATACGTCACTGTTATACGTTTAAAGAAAAATAG
- a CDS encoding AraC family transcriptional regulator gives MDLLERLNGALNYIEENITDTIEAKEVARLAFCSEYHFKRMFSFLAGVTLSEYIRRRRLTLAAFELNNSNLKIIDIALKYGYSSPDSFTRAFQSLHGVTPSEARTNGQTLKAYPPMTFQLSIKGGNEMNYRIVEKEAFRIVGIKKRVPIIFKGVNPEIASMWQSLTLERIDVLKKLSNVEPVGLLSASANFSEGRMEEKGELDHYIGVATNKECPDDLTQLEVPALTWGVFEAVGPFPDTLQNVWGRIYSEWFPSSNYEATEGPEILWNEHKDVTSPMFKSEIWIPIKKRK, from the coding sequence ATGGATTTGCTTGAAAGGTTAAATGGAGCCTTAAACTATATTGAAGAAAACATTACGGATACTATTGAAGCTAAAGAAGTCGCGAGGCTGGCTTTTTGCTCTGAATATCATTTTAAACGGATGTTTTCGTTCCTTGCAGGTGTAACTCTGTCGGAGTATATTCGCCGCAGACGGCTTACCCTTGCAGCTTTTGAACTTAATAATAGCAACTTAAAAATCATTGATATTGCTCTTAAATATGGATACAGCTCTCCCGACTCGTTTACAAGAGCCTTTCAAAGCTTGCATGGTGTTACTCCGTCAGAAGCCAGAACTAATGGCCAAACCTTAAAAGCCTATCCACCGATGACCTTTCAGCTATCAATTAAAGGAGGCAATGAAATGAATTATCGAATTGTAGAAAAAGAGGCATTTCGCATCGTAGGTATTAAGAAACGAGTTCCTATAATTTTTAAGGGAGTTAATCCGGAGATTGCGTCTATGTGGCAAAGTTTAACCTTAGAGAGGATCGATGTCCTTAAGAAATTGTCAAATGTTGAACCGGTGGGGCTGCTTAGTGCATCAGCAAACTTTTCAGAAGGCCGGATGGAAGAGAAAGGAGAGCTTGATCACTATATCGGTGTGGCCACAAATAAAGAGTGTCCGGATGATCTGACTCAGCTTGAAGTGCCCGCTTTAACATGGGGAGTGTTCGAAGCTGTCGGGCCATTTCCTGATACTCTGCAAAATGTTTGGGGACGTATCTACTCGGAGTGGTTTCCCTCCTCAAATTATGAAGCAACAGAAGGACCGGAAATTTTATGGAACGAGCACAAAGATGTAACTTCACCAATGTTTAAGAGTGAAATCTGGATACCGATTAAGAAACGGAAATAG
- a CDS encoding cyclodeaminase/cyclohydrolase family protein produces the protein MLIEKTVSGFIEELASNSPAPGGGSAAALAGSLGAALSIMVCNFTEGKPKFSGVQDEISQIKQKGLALKNDLTDYIDADTNAFDEVMKAYKLPKDTDAEKTLRSEKIQEATIGASLPPLKVAESCVEVLKLSLRVLTIGNPNTACDAAVSGVTAYAGFQGAIFNVKINLSSIKDETFLQNVRDKILVLQDEADKTNQLILDRAREVIG, from the coding sequence GTGTTAATTGAAAAAACAGTGAGTGGATTTATTGAGGAGTTAGCCAGTAATTCCCCAGCTCCAGGTGGTGGGAGTGCGGCGGCTCTTGCTGGATCCTTAGGAGCTGCACTGAGTATCATGGTTTGTAATTTTACAGAAGGTAAGCCTAAGTTTAGTGGTGTACAAGATGAGATTAGTCAGATAAAACAAAAAGGGCTGGCCTTAAAAAATGATCTGACAGACTATATTGACGCGGATACGAATGCTTTTGACGAAGTCATGAAGGCTTATAAATTGCCTAAGGATACGGATGCCGAAAAAACCTTAAGGTCTGAAAAGATTCAGGAGGCAACCATAGGAGCGAGCCTTCCGCCCCTTAAAGTAGCTGAGTCTTGCGTTGAAGTCTTAAAGCTTTCCCTGAGGGTCTTAACCATTGGTAATCCAAATACGGCCTGCGATGCAGCAGTTTCCGGAGTTACGGCTTATGCAGGTTTTCAAGGGGCAATTTTCAACGTGAAGATTAATTTGAGTTCAATTAAGGATGAGACATTTCTTCAAAATGTCCGGGATAAGATCCTAGTGTTGCAAGACGAGGCGGATAAAACGAACCAATTAATTTTAGATCGAGCCCGGGAGGTCATTGGTTAA
- the nifE gene encoding nitrogenase iron-molybdenum cofactor biosynthesis protein NifE gives MFTNLTKLDLKDKECMSDAGSPKLCMKALPGEGAERSCAYDGARVVLMPITDVAHLVHGPIACAGNSWDNRGARSSGSQLFRRGLTTDIMENDVVYGGEKKLKESILEIALRHNPKAIFVYATCVSSLIGDDVDKVCQEAEAELTMSVIAVNCPGFLGDKNIGNRIAGEVLFDRVIGTAEEPDEKIPLSINLIGEYNIAGDLWGVLPDLKNLGITLQTAITGDAKFEDLRSAHRASLNVLICSKSLTNLVRKMEIRYGIPFMEGSFYGIHDTSETLIKIAKALGDPDLLERTLVYVRKKEDETRQIIAGYKTLLENKQAILFTGGVKTWSMVSTLAELGINILAGGTQNSTPEDFQRMKELMDPSAQIIEDTSSAGFLKMIAEKKPDLIVAGGKTKYLAHKTRTPFLDINHGRKLPYAGYQGMVTFAKSLTRTVLSPVWGHLRREFPPKVGEQDD, from the coding sequence ATGTTTACCAATCTTACAAAATTGGATCTCAAAGACAAAGAGTGCATGTCAGATGCCGGTTCGCCTAAATTGTGCATGAAGGCCCTGCCCGGGGAAGGCGCAGAGCGAAGCTGCGCTTATGACGGGGCACGAGTTGTGCTGATGCCCATTACGGATGTTGCTCATCTTGTTCACGGACCGATTGCATGTGCAGGTAACTCCTGGGATAACCGGGGAGCGCGCTCCTCTGGCTCCCAGCTCTTCCGGCGGGGCCTGACCACCGACATTATGGAAAATGACGTGGTTTACGGCGGAGAGAAGAAACTAAAAGAGTCGATCCTGGAAATTGCCCTCCGGCATAATCCAAAAGCCATCTTTGTCTACGCAACCTGTGTCTCCTCGCTGATTGGAGATGATGTCGACAAGGTTTGTCAGGAGGCGGAAGCGGAACTGACAATGTCGGTGATTGCCGTTAATTGCCCAGGCTTTTTGGGAGACAAGAATATTGGAAATCGTATTGCGGGAGAAGTCTTATTTGACCGGGTAATAGGAACGGCGGAAGAGCCGGATGAGAAAATACCTCTTTCCATTAACCTGATCGGAGAGTATAACATTGCCGGAGATCTTTGGGGAGTATTGCCCGATTTAAAAAACTTAGGGATCACGCTTCAAACAGCTATAACAGGAGATGCGAAATTTGAGGACTTGCGTTCAGCGCACAGAGCAAGCCTGAATGTGCTTATCTGCTCCAAAAGCCTGACCAATTTGGTTCGGAAAATGGAGATTCGCTATGGTATTCCTTTTATGGAAGGATCCTTTTATGGAATTCATGACACGTCAGAAACCCTGATCAAGATTGCCAAAGCACTTGGCGATCCGGATTTGCTGGAGCGAACCTTAGTTTATGTTCGTAAGAAAGAAGACGAAACACGGCAGATCATTGCAGGCTACAAAACCTTACTAGAGAATAAACAGGCCATCTTGTTTACGGGCGGGGTTAAAACCTGGTCGATGGTGTCCACCTTGGCTGAGTTAGGAATCAACATCCTGGCGGGAGGAACCCAAAACTCGACGCCGGAAGATTTTCAGCGGATGAAAGAACTGATGGATCCCTCCGCTCAGATTATCGAAGATACAAGCTCGGCGGGCTTTCTGAAGATGATTGCGGAGAAAAAACCTGACTTGATCGTCGCTGGAGGAAAGACAAAGTATCTGGCCCATAAAACAAGAACACCTTTTTTAGATATTAACCATGGACGTAAACTCCCTTATGCCGGTTATCAGGGCATGGTTACCTTTGCAAAAAGCTTAACACGCACAGTGCTCAGTCCTGTTTGGGGGCATTTAAGACGGGAATTTCCTCCGAAGGTGGGTGAACAAGATGATTAA
- the ftcD gene encoding glutamate formimidoyltransferase → MGKLVECVPNFSEGRRPEVIEAIVAEVKKVRGVKLLDVKPDASHNRTVVTFVGEPQSVKLAAFNACARACELIDMEVHQGGHPRVGATDVVPFIPVKEVSMEECVQLANELGAEIAGKLGIPVYLYEEAAKVPGRRRLPDVRKGEYEGLKEEINKPERHPDYGQPKMHPTAGATVVGARQFLVAYNINLGTNDLSIAKKIADSIREVKGGFKYVRAMGVMLEERDVAQVSINMVNYTGTPLYRVFETVKSEAARYGVNVIGSELIGVTPLQALLDVAEFYLRLEDFDRKQVFEENLGED, encoded by the coding sequence ATGGGAAAACTCGTAGAATGTGTACCAAATTTTAGTGAGGGCCGTCGCCCGGAGGTTATTGAGGCTATTGTAGCGGAGGTTAAAAAGGTCAGGGGGGTTAAGCTGCTTGATGTCAAGCCTGATGCCAGTCATAACAGAACGGTGGTGACCTTTGTCGGTGAACCGCAAAGTGTCAAACTTGCGGCTTTTAATGCTTGTGCTAGGGCGTGTGAATTAATCGATATGGAAGTACATCAGGGTGGACATCCTCGGGTTGGAGCGACAGATGTGGTTCCGTTCATCCCTGTTAAAGAGGTAAGCATGGAAGAATGTGTTCAACTGGCCAACGAGCTCGGTGCCGAGATCGCTGGTAAACTGGGCATCCCGGTTTATCTATACGAGGAAGCGGCTAAAGTGCCGGGCCGCAGGAGGCTTCCTGACGTAAGAAAAGGAGAATACGAAGGGCTGAAAGAAGAGATCAATAAGCCTGAACGTCATCCAGATTACGGCCAGCCTAAGATGCATCCTACAGCGGGAGCCACTGTAGTCGGGGCCCGTCAGTTTTTAGTGGCTTACAATATTAACCTTGGCACCAACGATCTCAGCATCGCGAAAAAAATTGCTGATTCCATCCGTGAGGTCAAAGGGGGATTCAAGTATGTGCGGGCGATGGGAGTAATGCTGGAGGAGCGGGATGTGGCTCAAGTATCTATCAACATGGTTAATTACACCGGGACCCCATTATATCGGGTTTTTGAGACTGTAAAATCTGAGGCAGCCCGGTATGGCGTAAATGTTATTGGCAGTGAATTGATAGGGGTAACTCCGCTGCAGGCACTGCTTGATGTTGCTGAGTTCTATTTACGCTTGGAGGATTTTGACCGCAAACAGGTTTTTGAAGAGAATTTGGGTGAGGACTAA